The sequence below is a genomic window from Glycine max cultivar Williams 82 chromosome 20, Glycine_max_v4.0, whole genome shotgun sequence.
aattaatttcaaacccTTATCTACTCAAGTAAGGGAATCCAATTTATTTCAGACCCTTATCTACTCATGTTAGGGAAACCAATGAATTTCAAACCCTTATCTACTCATATCAGAGAATCCAATGTGTTCCAGACCCTTATTTATTCACCCAAGAGAATCCAATGCTCCAAACCATAGCCCTTACCTTGACCCTAGGTCACAATCCCTGAACCATGATCCTTATATATAGAACTTAAATCCACCTTCATTGAACACATCCACACTACACTTCCTTGTTCTTTTACTTTCTTCGAAGTTTGCAAACACAAATCTTGTGTCACATTTGTTTCTATGTTATTTGTCTATTACACAATATGTCTTCCTCATTTGTCAAATGGTTAGTGCACTATGATGGTGAAATCATCAAAATAGATGAAGATGTTACTTTTCAAAGCCCCAACCCATTGTTCTTTGAAACAAAGCAAGGTCTCACACTTGAGGccttgaaaaaaaaaccaccaactTCTCTGTCTTTAACCATTGGACCAAGTATGCAATATTTCATTATGATAATCACAAGTAGTGGGGCGTAGAATGTTGAAATTTACAGCAGTCCAACTTGTTGACAACAAATACGTAAAAGGTATGATTTCAGTTATTCACCAAATTGAAATTCTTCAATGTTGCAAATTGTATGCAAACATCGAGTGCAATACAGTTCCCACCCCAAACCCTGAACCAGAACCTTGGCAACCACAATATTATCCTCCATCCCATTATTCACAATTACCATATGTTACCCAAGACAATTTACCTTTATCCATATATGTAAGATGTAATACATTGTTCAataaaagaggaagagaaaCCACAATAATGCTTGTATATGGCTAAGTTTATACAAAAGTACTAAGCAAGGCCATCGAATATGCACTTAGAAAGGAAAACACTCACAATGTTGTTGAGTTCGATCGACCCGACACATAGATCTTGGTCCAAGAGACAATAAAATCGAGAGAGGTTAGGCCTGCTGGAGATTTCACGGTCAAGCTACATAAAAGGTGATGTGATTGTGGAAAATTCTAGAAGTTGCACATGCCTTATTCTCATATTGTTGTTACTTGTAAGCATGCTCATCATGAGTACACAAACTACATACATCCCGTGTATACGTTGGAAAGTGTCTCCAACGTATACAAAGAATTGCTTGAAGAATTATGCAACGAAGCCTATTAGCCAATGTGTCATGAGCCAATGATCTCCCTCGAcccagaaaagaaaagaagtaatAAGGGTCATCTTGTCTCCACTCATATCCACACCAAAATGGATATCTGAGAATCGGGTCAACCAAAGCAATGTTTCATGTGTCGCATCGCAGGTCATACAAATAAAACTTGTCCTCACCGTGTAGGCTCAAGCCAACAACGTTGAATGTATGTCATATTGTTTATATTTGTAAAATGTTGTtctatattaattcaaatttaaatattttacttcaaatgaatttgtttctatatttttaatcttcttTTGATTGTttgctacattttttttttactttttattatcatttatactTTTTCCACTTATTTTTAACAagataaatgtttttataagattaaattctaaaaatcaaataaaattaattttatcattaacttaaaatttttttaatttaaaaagtgaattttaaaattatattcaatgTTATTCTCTTCTCAGTAATTTAAAACGTTTGATatgtataaatatcataaatgaTATCATTTCATAGGAAAAATATTTGATGAACattcacaatattattatcaaaCATCTAgggagagataaaaaaataattataaaaagtataaCTTTTATAGGATTTATGATATGAtaacaaaacaaacatgtaaaaaaataaaatatgttaacaagtaggtaaaaaaatataacaattgaGTTTGGTCTATATTCggttatagattttatttttagctttaatttaatctatttaaaagtttaacttggtctattaatcaatttaaacatgtattttatattcaattttttacatAAGTGTACATAAatcatattcttttaaattaatatatataaattagtaaaataaaaaaaatttaaacaaattaaaacaaaaaaaaataattttttttaaaaaaaagggtaaCAAAAGATTAGgaaactattttaaataaacaaaataaaaaaaactcaaataaaaaaaatgaaaaaaaaaacattctggcctgcttttttttttaaataaaaaaaacaccttttttaataacaaagtaTATATGAATGAGAAAAGTacttatgtttttaaaagtattttttttaataaaatgagcaatttttttatttttttataataggtATTTTGTGTCAGCTTGGCCGATGCTAAACTCTTTCATGCACGATACTATTTTGCTATCAAGCAATCTTTagataaatatgtatttaatatCAGCTTGTTTGacgttaaatttaaaaaataatacatgaaaTCGATTCacaacttaaaatataaaaaaaaggtgagACATGGGTTTGAGGGAAATCGATTTCTCATCTATAaacaataatttgtattataaatgtaaataataGTTTGTTTGTATCATTTgggtaaataataatttttttatattatttatgtcaaAAATTCACCATGCATGTGTGGAagaatttaacaatttatttgaattaatcttTTGATATGTGTATTTTGGAAAacttaaagaagaaaataacttatatttataAGTTGTTTTCAGCTGGTgtcaataatttctttaaaataactttatgaGTAAAACTGACCTAAATGAATATGATTtagatttatttcttttttattatataatctaCATATACAAAAACAATCAGAAGATAAATACTCATTAGATAAgagtatttgattaaattatttagtcAAATGTACAATTTTGCATATTACTTGTGTCTTGCTAGTGGCCGGTGCTCCGTGCTCGTAATAATTGAGAGGGCATTTTACTAATGACATACACCACTTAATTAAGAGATACGTTGAGTTTTAAAGTTTTGGAAAGAAAGATTATcgagaataaattttttatttccaataaatattctctaatttaatgaAATGATAGCGATAATATAAGTGACTAATGtgacagaaaaaaaattaaaagagtgaaaagaatatgaaaatatagTCCCTTTTTCCCGTGCAGCTGCAGATACCTTAGTGTGGTAGTTAATTAATGGGATTTCATGTACATGACAATGAATATATACAATGTGTGTCTCGCCGCAACTAATTAATTGTTTATCAAATGACATCAACATAGTCCTTTTTTTTTCCGGTGCAGCTGCTGGTACATTGATGGTAATGTGATTATTCATGAATCATGACATTATTAATTGTTCCCACATTGGTGGTTGTGGGATTATAATGATGACATTGTTCATAGTCGTACTCCAAATATATAATAGCATTATTTGCCATATGAACAACCACTGGCACTGAGTCTTGACTGAGaagatatttaaattgaaaagatacatatatatatatatatatatatatatagagagagagagagagagagagagagagagagagagagattacaGAATATATAACACCAAGTAGCCTACGGAACTTATACTAGTTATGACTTATGATAACCCGTTTAGAGCAATTATAGTAATTCACAGAACCTTAATTAATTGAGATGTAATTATTGACTTGAGATGacatgaatttcaattttttggtaAAACTAAAACAGGCTTAATTGGAACTCATAATCGTCAAACACTGatgacattatatatatatatatatagatatatatatatatatagtctatTTGGATATACCTTTTATAAGCGTGAATGTACACATTTTTTCTAGACTAGATCGTTGGCATATCCCAGctataatattttcttcatatCACACGTGGGACATGGTTAGTTTAGATTCTCCATATCTCAAAGCAAGTTTATGTTCTCCTAGAAGTGTTGTGCTTAACAGCTATGAAATTTGTAATGTTATTCTGAGAATTGAATACGGTCAATGAAATAGCCAAAAAGGAATGAGATGTTAGGAAACgttgtttttctaattatttccatttttttcactttctttttatccaaaaaaaaatacattattatgaattattttcttttttctctattttttcctTCCCATCCAAAAATACTATAAAAGGACAGCATAGGAAAAACTAAATAGACTAATAATGAGTTTGCCTACGGCCTTAGGATGCCTAAGTTTGCATGCAAGAATTCCTTTATGCTAAAGCATGTCTAAGTTTGCATGCAATAATATCTTTGTAGTTGTAAGTCACAAGCGCAAATATCTACTTGCCTCATGGTACCAAGACTtcggtaattttttaaaaggaactGTGACAGGTAAACTAGAGTCATTACTGACaattgtatattatatttgacaTAATCTTGTagtcaaataattaaaagttattgacTTTTTAATTCACCTTTGGCCAAATGGCCATAATAATCTTTCCCTATTCTTTAAGTAGATAtcatattttgttataaaaattaaaaggtttaattattattttagtctaaatatgtatttttttagttcttgaaatttaaaaatgtttttctagtctctaaattttaaaaaattgtattttttagtccctaacataataaattaacattttataatgatttttagttgttttaaattattttttttaaccgcttgaatttgtatttgaaaattgttacaaagtattaaaaaatcaattacaaAAGTACTTAAAAATCgtcaaaaaatatcaatttattatgttatgaactaaaaaatatttttttaaaatttaagaattaaaaaaatttcagagactaaaaaatacaaaagtttaTAGCTATAACAAGCTAGTCTTAAGTTTTTCATTATATTCTTTCAATCTATTATGAATGAAATTCCACGATTTTGTTCctggggaaaaagaaaaaaacaaacaagtttGCTACCAATGTATATATAGAAACATGCAGGGTACGGTAATGAAGGGCAAGAAAATCATCCCAAATGACACAGCTTCACAATGTAAGATATGCATATATGATTTAATTACTCATGTGCTCTATGTgtataatttttagattttagtttctataaattactcattttagtttttacatattttaatctattttagtCTCTTCAGTCCAAAAGTTATAATATTAAAACGAATTAAGAAAATGTAAGTGCAAGAACTTAATTAAAAAgcgtatttattatataaaggctaaaataaatatttttgtgtagAGACCAAAACATAAAAGTTATAGAAATATAgggattaaataataaaattaaacataataataaaaaagattatctGTGGATTGGTTCTACCTTATCAATTGGAGATGTTAGAAGGTGCAAAATCATGCCGATGGAGCATCCACATCCATGTCAATGTAGGGCCACAAAACTTGGATGAGTTACTCCATTGCGTACATGATACCATCCCTATTCCATTCCCATGATGAAAGCATAAAATGCTACTTGTCACCGTCTTCACATCACCACGCGCATAACCATGAGtccatgaaataaaataatcatgctcaatgtgtttgattttattttattttttgctttttagttttttaaaaactgttttTTGGAGAACGACAGAAATGATAGTCAAATgtgaaagaataaagaaaaatatttttttttgtttagattaCAAATACCTTGATTGAAGGGAATCCTATGTGAGttggataaaatatttgtattgtGCAATTTTTGATCGAGATCACGGATGAAATTTTAAaccatttaataatttcttttgttgAGAGGAAACACCCTCACCAAATAAATCCACTTGTTtgataatagtataaaaaaatatgaataatagaaaattgaaaatacaaaatcaaaagcaacttaaagatattttgattttgtagttttaaaactaacataaacattaattttgaaattaccaatttttttttgttttaaaatagaaagaagaaaaaaagaggaaaccAGCCGGCCaaagtttattcttttttatatcacTTTTTATACCaatataattactaattagtttGCATGTGTTATCTATGAGACCCAATTTTATTCCAATGAATCAGGAACATCTATATTATAGCAAGACTTATTCTCCTAATAGAAAATTTACCACACACAAGATTGAAATTCAAGAAATTACTTAAGAATATGTGTGAAAGGTAAGTTTTagagaagaaacaaaatcatgacaaatatttatttttaaatgaaaaaattatataatgtttgtaaaactaaataaaagaaTGACACGTTAACTTTAAGCCAATTTAtcgtataatttatttaatttacaaataatcaaactagagaataattattaaaaatgaataatttgctttcttttctcttcttctttttctccaaaATCTAACTCTCAAGCATACTCTAAGGAAAATCAAGCATGTACTATATAAAACAATCACCCATTAGTTATCAAGTATATGCATGCATGGTATAGATCTATGATATTTTATACtaacattttaattagttaaaaattatatattaacaattgaatttttttattaatatatatttttataacgtTGAACTGCCCATTTTCTCATCCACGTGcgtatataatttaaataatttattttataattaattctcACATGatttaacaaaagaaatattgaCCATTGGTATTGttttattatactttatttGGATGAGAATTGAAATATggtaaaataaaagtataagaaatataaaagaaaaataggagTGAGGtagaaagatatttttttttataaaatagatataattaggagaaaaataagtgaaaatttTCCCCATTTATTAAgacaaataaaatagaaagtaaaagttgaataaattatatgaaagaaaattttatgatAGTAAAAAAgccaatttaataaaaaaaactaaaacttattactatattttttattgataaaaaatatttaaatttcatgtgtaatataaaaaattatgaaacattaaaagtaataaaaaaaaaagaaaacaatttacttgcccccactTTAGGAGGGAAGTACTTTTAATGCAGACCAACCCCCATCATTACATCTTATCCGTCAACTCTCTCACGACCATACAAACCATTATTACACTTAAATGacgttatttttattattccacAAACACATAAATTACGTGTAAAgtgtaatattttgaaaaattaaaattaaaatttttcaaaataataaataaataaatatatatttttatgtaaaataatacGATATtgcaacatatatttattttgagtttCATGGTCAAACAACCTCTAAGTATATTTACTACCTcggattttacttttttttttaatcccccTTCGCCAACTTTACTTATTgtgatttatttgaaaaaaaaaattaaaaaatatgaacaaaagaagaaaaaccagaataaaaaaacataatattatatatatgctaAAAATGTGTTTTACATAACAAATTCAGttggtttctaattttttattagttgaaaaaaaaatttgtttaactgCTTAGCAAACGaatgtttttagaaatttttaatattttttgaaatattatttggagtaatatttttttaaaactttagcttttaattttttatatttattcatttttagtccttaaatatttattaaatttcttttttaatctttttatgtttaagataaatttttattatttttatagtttatgcaattttatatttttgaactagttcaacatataattttaccaaatacttataattcaataagataaatttttaattagtttttcaactttaaactattttttatctaaCATAGCCTAAAGTAGATTTTTGATCTcttatttataagtttttttttgaatttggtctcttaaatttaaaaaagtttcaCTTTACTTCTTTTATCAACTTCTGATCCtaataatatcaaatttgattgacttagtatctcttataattttttacgtATTAGTAAGTTCACTGAGTTAATATGATAACTGAAGGAAAAATTTGATCTAACAAGTTAATTTgagttaaaataaaactttttaaacttAAGAGATTAactttaaacataaaatatagaCAAGgaaccaaaattttattttaacttttcataTACAATTTTACTTGTAGAGTGATTAAGTTGAttaggtaaaagaaataaaaagaatcactgtttaatgactttttaaaataataagtaaaaaataaatttatcatttaattatttcaccataaatttataattaatagtaTATCTTTAATTGGATTAttatcataatatattttaaaccattttatttataattaaaaaatacatgaaacataattcaatattattttaataatatctttTATTATTGAAACATAATTCCATATCCTTGATGACCCACCTAAAAGTATTATTCCTCCACTGAATTGATCTTCCCAAAAGATGCTGCATCCGTTGTCGTCATAAAGCAACCCTGACGCATATACCATACCAATGTAAAGTTGTTATGGGACACAACATCATCTTGTACTCCAGATAATTACCACATTACCCCCCTTTCCATCATCAAGTGAAATCCATGTTTAGTTTTCGGCATCGTGGCCATTCTTGTCAATCCATAAATCTAGCTAGCAAATTAATAAAACCACGCGGTCTTTAATTACCTCTCTAGCCATTCAATTTCAATCAAGAGGGTTTTGGTGCGTGCATTAATATTGAAGTGATTAGAGTTATGGCAGgtgatatattaattattcgATTCTAAAATTGTTCACTTTTACTGTATAGGGCCACCATAGGTTAGaaccaaaaaaagaataaatagtgGGTGAGTGATTTCTGACTAATACTACTTTCATGTTACTATAAGAACATATGCAATTCTGTTTTGCTGCTAGTTAATCTTGGTGGCATAGTTGAAAGTGAGAACAATGGAGGGAGAAAGAAGGAAGAGGAGAATGGAGagggaagaagaaagtgaaGAGCAGCAGATGGAGAAGTTCTTTGCCCTGATAAAGAGCACTAAAGATGTAAGGGATAGGCTCTCCAaacagaaagaagaagagaaggcaAAGGGTGGTTGGAAACCAACGTTTCAACCAGAAGATTTCATGGATCATAAAGACTTGGCCAAGATTAATGTTTTACGTCATCAACCTGCAGCTCCTTCTTCAGGTTCAGGGAAAGAGGTAACCCCAGAGCCACACCCAGAGGCCCAACATGGAAATAACAACAAACCAACCGATTTAGACCTAACCCTTTCTTTATAATTGACAATAAATTCAGTGTAATTCGTCCAGAATATGTTCaatatctttaatttagaaaaaatatatatattttggtttatttcttaagaatttgttctttgtttcaaatttataaGATATTATTTAGAGTTAAAactattatcatttgtttagataaaaataaaaatttgatcttatcttttatcttttaggtTTAGGATATTAGCAATTTGATTTTACGATtaagataatatttaaattatatatatatatatatatatatatatataaaagtcccATGAATAAAGTATCGATGCATCTCTTTCACgtaatatatttctttcttttacaaatataatacatacagataacaacaataaaaaaataagttaaggtTCTTATGGACCTAAGAAGATAGAAGTAGAAGTaagtttttcataaatttttccACCTAATTTTGATGGAGAAAGTTATGACGTTTGGTTTGTGAGAATGAAATCATACTCAGAGGCAATAATAGATCTTTGGGGGAAATCGTATAAGAAGATTACAATATTTTTCTGCCTGATAATCCTACatgactcaaataaaaaataacaaagaaaagaaaatcaagaaaataaaagtaagaggATCTTCAACTCAATTCTGGTCACAACTCATAATATCTTCATGTAAAACTATATAAAGTTGTATTTAACCTTAATTATCACTTTGTTGTCGTCATATAAAGTTGTATTAAGTAAAAATTCAACTAATAATAACGCTAAGGCAACTTAATCACACTCTTATTGTGAAATGGTCATTTTTCAATGTCAATCATATGGAACAAGCTAGAAGAATTCTTCCGTTGGTCCTCTACGCCCTCAATCCTTATCTTTATAAAGTTGATTttacaatttcttttctttattgtttaattttacaaaagtaaAGTTGACGTATTaatcaacaattaaaaataaaatatatccaaactattaaaaaaatttgaggtACGGACACCCATCCAAAATCCAAATTCACATACATAGGAGaaatcactttatttttaatttagcttCAAATTTTAATGATGTTATTTCATTATTGATTGTGTCCTAACAATATATTGAGTGAATgtttattaagttttatttttcatacacATGATAATAAATTGGATATTACCAACATACCTAAAAgacctaattattttttatatatgaacatGAAAATGTTACATCAAAGTAGAGCTAAAACTGATCAATAGAATCAATCTAAAATTACTAGAGAAAAATTTACGAGTGAGACTTATTTTAAGttcttgaaaataaatataaaaatactatatatatatatattatttattaaagtcTTATTTTAAGTTCTTAAGTGAGTttacaattaaaatagaaaaatgttaaatttctTACATATAATATTGCAATGTAAgattatttaaaacaattaagaaCTTGTGACTGAGTCAATATTCTAATAAATAGAGTTGTCTTAAGTGagaatatatataagaaatgaagtatttattttcttaaatgtaTATCCTTAcatgataattaaaattagttttgttcgaagaatagagagagagagagagagagagagagagagagagagagagagagagagagagagagagagagagagagagagagagagagagagagagagagatatgaA
It includes:
- the LOC100801530 gene encoding protein NIM1-INTERACTING 3; amino-acid sequence: MEGERRKRRMEREEESEEQQMEKFFALIKSTKDVRDRLSKQKEEEKAKGGWKPTFQPEDFMDHKDLAKINVLRHQPAAPSSGSGKEVTPEPHPEAQHGNNNKPTDLDLTLSL